GCGTTATCAATACTTGTGCAAGGACTACGGTTTGCCATGTAGTTAGCTGTATTAATAGCTTCAGCCCAAAAAACTTCTTTCATATTGGCGTCTATCAACATACATCTAGCTTTATCAAGCAATGtcctattttttctttctgctAAGCCATTCTGTTCTGGCGTGTATGGTGCGGAAAGTCTCCTTTTGATGCCAttctccttcaaatatttgtcaaaattattgttaatatattctgtcccattgtcactttgtaagcatactatcttctttttggtaaatctttcagcctcatttttgaattccttaAATTTTGATAGAGTTTCATCCTTAGTTTTCATTGTATATACTCTTGTATATCTTGAATAATCATCTGTAAATGTGATGAAGTATTTGGAACCCCCTTTCGATGGCTGCCTCATGGGACCACATACATCAGTATGCACAATTTCTAATCTTTCATTTGTACGTTGCTCATTTTTAGGTGCATTAAACGGTAGTTTTGTTGCTTTGCCTTTAGCACAGACTTCACAGTCTTTAACTGTGTCACTTTTATTGAATTCTAagccttccataattttcttatcaagtgctatTCTCATTTGTCCTTCATTTAGATGTGCTAACTTTCTATGCCATTGCTGCATTTTGCTTGCTTCGCAGTAATTAGCTTTCTcttctatgttttctttaacGTAGTACAAACCGTCTGAATGTCTCTCTGCttttaacagaattttattgTTTCGCATCACGAtagcatttttttgtttaaataaaactgttccaCCTTTGTCTGTTATTTTTCCAACTGACATTAGATTTGTAGTCAGCGATGGTACGTACAAGGCTTCAGTTAGTTTCAGATTTGGTATTTTATAGGTGTAAAGTTTTGCTGGACCTCGTCCTTCGATTTGTGCAAGACAGTTTTCTGATGCTAACCTTAACGTTTTGTTATCAGCTTTGTCCATATTAATGAATCTTTTCAATTCATGACTCATATGTGACGTACATCCGCTGTCAAGACaccatttcttaattttttctttattatcagaCGTATTTAGGCATGTTTCTTCTAAGCAACATAgacttgcattatttttattaactcggTCCACTTTTGACCAGCATTCATGAGCTTTGTGTCCTttctttttgcatttaaaacatttaacaataaagtttatatttttgccACGTTGTCTACTATACAGCGCGTCTTGTTCAGAGTTTTGTTCACTTGTACTAGCTATATTTTTTCTTGCCTCAGCTTcttcaattatctttattttcaagttGCCTGGATCTGGTAGATCATCCCTGGATTCTATTGcaattctaaaattttcaaaagattcAGGTAAGCTGTAAAGCATCATAATACTAAGAAGATCTTTATTAATTGGTATGTCCATATCTGCTAGTTTATCGACGATatccataaatttattcaagtgattgacaatattatcaccATCTTTCATCTTCTTCAATATCAACTCTTTTAATAGGCTTGCTTTTCTTGCAGGACCTTtgctataatatatgctttcTAGTGTATCCAAGACATCTTTACTGgtttgacaatttttaacttGTCTTAATTCGCCCGGTGATATTATGAGAAATAGCTCGGCTAATGCTAACTCATCTTTTTCCATATAGTCATTCAATGCATCACCTTCTCGCGTTGGTCTCTTAATTTTATTCGAAACATAGCTCCAAACGCCAAGTTTTAATAGTACGGCTTTTGCATGGATCCTCCATGTATCGTAGTTTTCTCTTTTCAATTGTTCTATGTGCACGTGATTACtcatttttctcttttattcccgtttctgggcccataacctgttatatgagatagagcagagtatcagcagtagactatgagcaaatcagtgcattcaccattatttaatataagaaaacaattttataaatcaattacaactttttataagcatgacaacgtaataactgctttgtagtcatagtaaccaaaagtcactaatttcttcttctatgtgtaagacctctatgataaAAGGCATTTTAGTGAGTATCGCTATAGTACTATATAGATGAACATTATcttaaatatggtcgagggacgcgatggctggtccatgcgccatgctcgtgaacgggcgctgcttgtggtgtctggatgatcctctcaccgggaaatctgattaatgtttatttatttttttaatttaaagtgactatatatatagatatattttttataataactaataaaatgctcgcattatgcctttattttatttacggtatgtgtggattgatgtatcTACTGTATGTCTCTACGTCTCtgtgtctctacgcaacgccaaatgaccgcgtagttcacagagcactgtaaATCAATGATATCATTGATTGATAGAAGAATCATTATAGGAGATAGCACATATATAACCTTGGGGTACTCAGCGTTCACGTATTTCGGACTTGATTAATATCGATTGACAACGACCTGCATGCTTCGCCCAGTGAAGCTGGTAGTCCACTTACACATAATAATGGGAGTTTCTAAAGAAGACCCTATTGCCAAATACGATTGAATGCCTTTGCCAGATCTGTCAATGTCTCAGACTGAATCAAACATGTCGCAGACCTAAATGTAAACGCAgtgtgttttatacttgttgGCAGCACAGTGTGAACGAAAGATTGTTTCAGACAATTGCAATACATGTTTAgatcaaataattatgttttgaaaagTGTTCtacaagtttattataaaacaattattcaatttgtttcttggtgtaaacgaTGGGTTGGTAAGGTAATCCCAACCCGTTTCgtatgtagtatttacattcttaTTGTTTACCATCTTCATCTGTCATCAAAGTATATCTATACTCTCACGGTTCCCAACTTAGGGGATACACCCATCAAATTTAGGGGGAAAAAATGTGGAATGGGATTTttataacttcaaagaaattctttttatttcaaattaagcAAAATAAAGGTGTAATAGGATAGGCCCAGGGATAATATAATCTAGCTTatcatattcatttttatacatacCGCTTTAACGACATCTAGTGCGATTGCTTGATCCTAAGAGTGCAGAGTTGAATAAAAAGcgtttatgatttttaaaatatcagaATCTGaagataatttgttatttgaagttttaaataaagaatttaaaaaaaaaaatgttgctgaaggaaattatttattgattgtataaaatttaatgttcgtttaattatattttattattttttatgtattatttatttaaaaatatttaattatttattttataaataataacaattttctAGAGGGAATCTGTAGAAGTTGTGGTGATTTTAGGGGTTTTTGATTGGGACTCTAAAGGCTGATTTACACGTATCAAGTTGactaaaaatttactaaattttaacttaattttatgtGACTTAATCCGTTTAAACAGTGAATTTAGTAAGAAGTTGCAAGTAAACAAGGTAGAATAGAATTTTGTCTATTTTTCGGTTAAGTTGGTGGGCGTGGTTAATCACTTGACACGTTTGGACAggcaaaattttgttaaatttaagtGAAAAGCATAAGCTGGCGGAGTGATTGCAACGTAGTTCctacttaatttataaataaaaatctttcgaAAATGTCGAAGTGGACGGAAGACACGACAATAAAGTTCATTGAAGAATACATAAAGGACGATTGTTTATGGAATATTAAAAGCTTAAATTACAGAAATAAGCAAGCAAAACAACATCGTCTTGCCGCTATAGCGTCAGCCATGGCGATTGCAAATTTTGGTGTTAAAGAAGTTGAAGCAGAAATAAAGAGTATTAGATCAACATAATACATATCTTGAGCGAATAAATGAGTTCAACtagttatttagtatttttacgtGTAAACGGTTACTTAAAATTAAGTCGcttgaaatttagttaagacTTGGCAACTTAATACGTGTAAATCAGCCATAAGGAGATAAATTTTTGAGAGTTGGTAGCACTGTATAGtgtctattttattatataaaatatttactaaattcGTTAGTAGAAGTGTTCTGTGTAAATTAGATAACCAACAAAAATGTTATTGACTTTTAACGAATAATAATCTAAACTCAGTTTTTAATCACAATTTACCATTATGTTCATAATGGTTGAAGATTAGCACAGATTCTACAATGGATTTAAAGCTACTTGAGAATTCTACTTCAAAATCAAGCACGACATTGTCTTACGTAGGAAAGAGTTTAATATATACTACAGGTGGCCTAGCTCTTGGTGTTAGCGTAGTATGTTTGCCCTTTATTTCGCCTGCTTTTCGGAAAATTTGCCTACCCTATGTTCCAGCTACAACTGAACAGTTAATAAATGTCTCTAAGGCATTGAAGGGTCATACTGGAAAATTAATAGACATTGGTTCAGGAGATGGTAGAATAGTCTTTTCAGCCTCCAGACTTGGATTTAAAGCAGACGGGGTTGAATTAAATAGAGTGCTTGTCTATTATTCCCGTATAGTAGCTCTAATTAATAATCAGTATAAAAATACAAGATTTTACAAGTGCAACTTATGGACTTTTGATTTAAAACCTTACAATAACATTGTAATATTTGGTGTGGACCAGATGATGCCTGACTTTGAAAAAAAAGTGATTCAAGAAGTAGATAATGGAACTGTAGTGGTTGCATGTAGATTTCCATTACCAAATATGGTGCCAAAAGAAATAATTGGACAAGGTGTTGATACTGTTTGGAAGTATGTAGTCAATCGATAAagatttatgtaattaatattcaataatataaagtagctaaatacaaataattctaaAAACGACCACTTCTTTTCCTTCCAGTATATTTGGTATCTGGCCTTGTTTCTTTTCCCTGTTTCCtccttctttctttcttttctaaCAGCCatgcttttgtattttttaaaggttTTCCTCTTGCTCTTTTAGATGCCTCCCTTCTAGCATACATGACTTGTAAATTACTCTCTTCCCCACTTTCTGTTCCTGtaggaaaaaattaaaaaataaaaccggCAAGGATATAAAATAGAAACAGCCTTTATTTGCTGATGAATAAACTATACACTAAAAAGAACAAGCTGGGCAAGTATGTTGGGAGTGTGGCAAATGGAAGTATGATATCTCTGCCTACTCCTTACATGATTGTATGACATGGACCTACATCCATTCGTAAAAGGGCTTTGACACAGGGAGAAGGCCTCATAAGAAACTCCTAGCCCATCATTTAAAACCTACAATTTATGTGGGCTGCACAGAACCAgtcatgtatgtatgtactaaAAGTATTACATGTCAGCTCTGGATATTATCTAACTATTATGGGTCACCAACTTAAATATAATCATCAATGAGGCCATCCCCTTATTCTCCTTCATTTCTAGGTGCTATAGATGACATTTTTAATCCAGTACAGCAATTTAAAAAAGACAACTTTATTATTGTGTCTTCATGAGGTATAAAActtctttataaaattatggGTTATTTAaggtaaaattaacaaatacttTATACTGTGTATTTGTGATATTAATCTTATTGATAATGATGTTGATAAAACAGCATTTACATGTGAAGTTAAGTTTTTGTTAAGACCATATTTTTTGAAACATCTATTAAATCGATTAAATCACCAATCAATGATTAAGTCACAAACTCAAATTAGCATGTGTAACATACAGAATAATTATacgataacataataataatatttttttacctaaGGCTTTTGGTAGAGGTGCTGATCCACCAGTCATCAAAACTAAAAAGAACTTTTTTGCTTTAGCTGAATTAGGATAATCTATAACTACACCTCCATAGAAGCCAGCTTTCATAGCTTGGGATGTTAAAAGTTCCATCTGGCTTTCATTTTCCGGATAGAATTGAAAAACGGCTCTGGCAGATCTAgactagaataaaaaaatatgaaagtgaGAATATCTAAAATTTAATGAGATAATTTGTTAGGTAAGTTTAACTAAACCTTAGCATAAAAAGAAGTGACATCAAGTATCTACTTGTACTGTAGTATTACAATATGCAAAATgctttttttcatcattatGGGAACACTGCACAGAATGATGAGAGCAGTTAATAGGTTTGGAAAGAGTTGATCAATAAAATAATCggaaaatattacttaaacagTTTCACATGGCAATGTTGATTTTTGAAACTCAAAATTGTGACATACTTCACTCATTAAGTAGATagataatataagatattatacaaattgaatctatgtatatatttaaggaTTATTCAGGGTTTTGAACTTATATCTTTAGGTATAGGTTCCAAATACCAGCCCTCCAGAAGTgaaaatcacttaaaaataacaaattttagaTATTAGTTCACAGTTGCCTAGTATATTTACAAGCTATGGTGCCTTTCAAACATAAGAACAAAGATACAGAAGTAGTACTAACCTAACCAGCattctatgcaaaggagcctcctactcataaaataagtaattacttGTTCTCACCAAAGAAGCATATAATGAGCTGAAGAACTGGTATAATCTCTTTACAGGCTTATGAGATTTCTTATCTGCATTAAATAGCCACTGTACTGCTGAGACTGACACAGCACCATCAAAACTTCCAGCTCTAAATGGTACTCCCTGTCCCATATCAGCTAATACTAAGTCTCCTTCTATTTCCCTTTCAAGTGCCACATCTGTGAAAGTTTGTTGAaattttattctaaaaataattacctTCATTAGCAATTTTAggttttaatacattattttaaaaagtatgtattacaataaatatttctatattttatttataaaataatgagtcagatacaatatacataatatcaaTACCATTCTTGAGATGAAAATGTTGATAAAAATCATGGtgagtataaaaaatatgaaaataattgttacagaacattagatttttatttcaatagattTTAGCAACAATGTTTTTATAAGGAAGAGGAAAATAAAGGAGTGCGTAGGTGATCTAATGATAAGTGCAACAACAAAGAAAGCATATGAGTGTTGCTGCCCTAGAAATTGTATGGTGTGTATATAACAATCATATAAGCATTCAAAAGTTCCTAATTAAGTATAGGTAATACACAATTAATTGCAGTTATaaccttatacattttataaagcAAACCTAACATAGCTTCAGAAATATCTATTCCCATCCACATATGACCATTTTCTTCTAAAACAGCTCCAGACAATCCAGAACCACATCCAATATCTAGCAGGAGGCAGGATGTTTCTTCAGGAAGGAGGAGCAATTCAATGCATCTTTCAGTCATTTGTGCCTGAATATCTATTATGCGGGAGCTAAAAATATAAGTTGAAATGAATTTAAgttaaatgaatttaatttcTTATCATCCCCACGAAAGGCTCAAGCAGGACTTACTTTTGTGTATACTTTCTTGCTTCTTCTTCATTgtaaaactgaaaaatattataaattacttcaggtttaaatatattttgaacagATTTTCATACAATATATTACCAGTTCGGGAGGTGCTTGGTGTTCAGGTCTTTTagacattttaaaaatgtatttaagtaaaatctttcaaataaattttataacttgTTGTTGAGTATTAATTTTTGTAGCAACAAAACAACGGACAAcctccaaaatataaaaacgtaaaCACATGTTTGTGACAGTGAAAACTCTGTAGTCtgtaccaaagaatatattttttactctcACATTCTAAATACCACAGAGTACTTATAGTTAACTTGAATGGCTGTACGACGTACAAAGACATGCTAGTTTTATTTCTACGCTAGTTTCCCTTGTCCATATGTATGTATGATCAGTGACGACAAAGAAGTGGAAAACTTGTGAATGGAGCCAATCACAATGACAGTATAGTGTTCTGTGATGACAGTTGACACTTACAATCATTGATAACGCGGGAAATATGTTAAGAAATTCACGTCTTACAAATTCagtgaaaatgttcaaaaattaaaattttaaattactttttagtttttttaacaaagCGAATACATGAACGTATTGCAATGGATaggataaattaattttatgctttaatcaaaaataaaataggaatatttacttattttttaaataaactatcaATGCATGAATATACTGGCACTGTTTATttaccatatttattttttgtaaagtgTACATTTAATTATAGAGTAATCTTTATAGGGCTTCAACCTAATTTATATGAAATGCCGAAAGGGCTAAGCTTAAAAAAGGTAagtctaaactatttattttcgATTAATTTTCTAATACTAGCTCAACGTTTGTTTATCTTTAGGCTCAGCCAAAAATTGCAAGCACGCAGAAGCCCATAACTCAGTTTTTTAAAGCTGCAACATGTGAAGGATCACATaacacaaaaattaatattggAAAACGTAAAGAAATATCTCCCGTCAAAGTAGACTCTATTTCCAATATTCGAAAGGAAAATTCAGAAGTaagtcttaaaaaaataaagaaaaatgatTATCTGTCTGCTGAAGATAATAATTTTGAAGCAAATAAACTGGAAGACAAAAATGAGAGTGAGGCACTTGACCCAtccaatattaaagttaatgGCACTCAAAGAAGATCACCATTAACTTCTATAAAtcatgaattaataaaaaacaatggtCCTGACTTTTCTTCGTTTAAAATGAGTAAATCATGTATTCAAGAATCTGAAGCACAAAGAGAAAAAATTAAGACACctgaaaaatgtataaattatggtaagaagtattttaaagaaaatataaaacaacttGATGGAAGTTTTCCAGGATAATTTTTGTCagtcaaattgtttagataaaacacatttttattGGTTTGATATTGGcctattattattcaaaataggattttaaattgtttattgaatgtcaaaaactacctattcatctactctataatcaaaaattatttcaggTACAGCAACTGAATCTCcatctaaaatattaaatagtttccAAGATGATGAATTGTTTACAGATGAATGGGACTTTGAAGGAGTTGAAGAGGTGGGTGCtaatttattcatttgaaaTGTTAGTGTGATATCTTCTAAACTAATTTCTAAAGACTTACTCTGCCTGATAGTGGTGTTATCTTATTTAAGTCACCAGTCTCCTAATTCATTCGGTGAAGTATGTTGATCAGGCATATGAAGCTGCTGCTGAGGCCCATTACATTGTCCTAGACCTGATATTATTGAGATTTAACTGTTTATATTGATTTTGcagttttttgtttttgtaggaTATTAAGGAGGACTTGGATCTCACCATAATACAGCGCTGTGAAGTATTACAAGTGACACATCAACCCTCAAGAATGGAAATTAAgttgaaaaataataagaagGAGAAAGGCACTTGCTTAATTGAAGGTGTTTGGTgagacattatttttatttgttcactATCCATTGTTAATGTTACCTATattcttttattgaaatataacaTAACTATTTGACACAATAGTTAATGGAATTTAACTTATAACCTAATGTCAAAGTTACTTTTCCACTGtcttttaaaattacaatgcagAGTCATGTCAGATTATAGGTCATCATTTTTAAAGATACCCATGCAAGAAACACAATGCATGGAAGATTATTTCATAGCTTGATTGgctgtggaagaaagttctttataaattgtttttcagAGGAATTCCTCTCCACACATCCAATTAATGGTGTTCACAAATTTTCAGTTGTTGTGTGTGGTGTGATCTTGTAATGCACTTTGTAGAGTGTTAAAATggttatattatagttattaatgTCTCCATTTTCTATTTGCTTATTTGCCTTCCTGATGACTGTCATTGCCAATAGTTTCAATATTTGAAGACTCAGTATAAGACCCCTACTAGCCAAGACATTAAGAGGAGTGTTGCCAAAGATCAGCAGACAACAAGTGCCATTTTATCGGTTTTTATAGCACTTTAGGTATATAAGTGTTACCTGTATGTAACTATTAATGTCACAGAATCTTTCAACATCATTTCCACGTTTTTTAAGACATCTTATTTGCTTCAATATCTGCACACATATATCGATGACCTATGATAATTCAGTTGCTTAACTCCGAATTACCTGAACACACTATTACATGATTTTCGGATCTCGTCAATTTGTCTTCTGTTTGAGTGATACAGCAAGGTCCTAGCCTAACTAAACTTAGTTGTATTGTACTTGCTGTATAAGGCTTCATAACTAGTTATGTATGAAGCCTTCTACATCAGAATAACTTTGCTATGCaattatgtattttgtattatctaattttttgtcaaattctaattattgttatttctttaGTTTCCAGATCCGTGATTAATACCCTGACTTACTTGAAAACAGGCATAACTGTAATTTTGATCTCTTGTTTTTATATTCACTTTATACAAGCTTTGCCAGTATGTTACGGAATCTTAAAAAGTGATGGTCACCCACTTCAAGACATAAAATGATCTACTTGCAAATTTGCATGTTGCAAAAGACTATGACAATACACACTTTGGTGTTGTATCCTTACTAAGATCACCAggatatttaaagaaatatagaCACAAAACAAAACTTGCATCTTCTAGGAGTTAAACTGGGCATAACTTGTTTTACCCCATCCATCAACCTGCTGAATAGTAGCTATTGGCATAACAAATTTGATGCCTCAGTCTTATAtggattaaaattttattatcatagCTACTATGTTGATTGTGTTAAAATCCatcaaatttttaatagtttaacATGTATTTAAAGGATGAATACACCACTTCAGGAGGGTGAGATTGTCAGTATATTGGCCAGTAGAAATGCATCTGGTAGTTTTGTGATTAACAATACAAGTGGGCTTTTATCTCTGAGGCCTGACCATTTGATATCAACAACCAGTGTAGTGGCTGGAGTATTCTGCAAGAGAAAAGCTGTGTTACAGGAGCGATGGCGAGGGATAGATTCTGCTAACACTGCAGTGAGTACtccaataaaaaagatttaatataatatggtagaggaggacaaacggacGTAAGTGTTAACTAAT
The genomic region above belongs to Leptidea sinapis chromosome 31, ilLepSina1.1, whole genome shotgun sequence and contains:
- the LOC126974039 gene encoding ATP synthase subunit C lysine N-methyltransferase: MDLKLLENSTSKSSTTLSYVGKSLIYTTGGLALGVSVVCLPFISPAFRKICLPYVPATTEQLINVSKALKGHTGKLIDIGSGDGRIVFSASRLGFKADGVELNRVLVYYSRIVALINNQYKNTRFYKCNLWTFDLKPYNNIVIFGVDQMMPDFEKKVIQEVDNGTVVVACRFPLPNMVPKEIIGQGVDTVWKYVVNR
- the LOC126974034 gene encoding probable 18S rRNA (guanine-N(7))-methyltransferase, with translation MSKRPEHQAPPELFYNEEEARKYTQNSRIIDIQAQMTERCIELLLLPEETSCLLLDIGCGSGLSGAVLEENGHMWMGIDISEAMLDVALEREIEGDLVLADMGQGVPFRAGSFDGAVSVSAVQWLFNADKKSHKPVKRLYQFFSSLYASLSRSARAVFQFYPENESQMELLTSQAMKAGFYGGVVIDYPNSAKAKKFFLVLMTGGSAPLPKALGTESGEESNLQVMYARREASKRARGKPLKNTKAWLLEKKERRRKQGKETRPDTKYTGRKRSGRF
- the LOC126974025 gene encoding uncharacterized protein LOC126974025 isoform X2, with protein sequence MHEYTGTVYLPYLFFVKCTFNYRVIFIGLQPNLYEMPKGLSLKKAQPKIASTQKPITQFFKAATCEGSHNTKINIGKRKEISPVKVDSISNIRKENSEVSLKKIKKNDYLSAEDNNFEANKLEDKNESEALDPSNIKVNGTQRRSPLTSINHELIKNNGPDFSSFKMSKSCIQESEAQREKIKTPEKCINYGTATESPSKILNSFQDDELFTDEWDFEGVEEDIKEDLDLTIIQRCEVLQVTHQPSRMEIKLKNNKKEKGTCLIEGVWMNTPLQEGEIVSILASRNASGSFVINNTSGLLSLRPDHLISTTSVVAGVFCKRKAVLQERWRGIDSANTAMTVGILIHELVQKALTSDILDVKELRTQCDDIIKDSIQMLYDCGITESEARANMDVYVPPLADFMQTYKKPSLKAKVVK